A stretch of Myceligenerans xiligouense DNA encodes these proteins:
- a CDS encoding fibronectin type III domain-containing protein — protein MSRALSRRSPVLRGAALAAALALPVATLTAAPAAAAPAAPDSVRVAHADEDSLTIRWNEVEGATGYVLSRADSLDGPWTEVARTDERTVFATDAGIDTGAVHYYRATALGADGESAPSAAGVGSLVGLPDVELPDGGLVLDLGPGAVADGATGLDAATAYTARNRLGWVDPSAVTGSDRGTDDPLRADFVTVGDTELVADLPDGDYTVDVVAGDPEGATDIAITAEQMEKVESSQAGAGEFVTATFRIALVDGQLNLEFAGDAPNLAGLTITRDAEREPGALPTVWVTGDSTVQTYDPYWAPQAGWGQMIERFLSDDVVVTNKAIGGRSSKNFISQGRLDEVLTRIRPGDTLFVQFGHNDNSYGVDDRYAAPADYRNYLRTYVDGARQRGATPVLVTPVSRRSFDPGTGEFNVSFPEYVREASELATELDVPLVDLSAGSRAYLNEIGPEAAKSVFLHVPAGVYPNRPDGTTDDTHFQEYGAIQMARIVARDTAGLGIPLSGEVVDVEPPAAVPPAPTGLDAGSVSNSSVRLTWNDTENTDIYRVFRRESGAGAWTLATTSTIPVADITGLTEGTSYDLRVVAANGRGDSAPSDGITVSTKAALYKFDLQLAGNETLDGWTAVDPTTLYGQGQEYGFTGDAGPGGRDRGIDWDYAPDAMERDFLLPSADTPFAVDLAPGSYAVTAYWGDMLGTARLGLTVEGRELGSSNAGRGSVASKVVQPVEVTDGTLDIIAVGWLNGLTITPLETAVSNLAAGAVTFDGATASVPLTWDETDDAAGYRVYRKAEGAAERETVADVTAGSYTDTTANPGLTYRYTVVTLDGSGAEGIESAPLEVSTVDRDVAVPAAPSALAVGEVDKNLVSLSWDAADEALYYRVLRAGSADEEPVVIGTTAETTFADTGVLTTVPYHYTVVAMNAGGASASSDPVVSPADTLLARQAERIDRSPVAVALPDGGVYVGWRLLGNDPEAIRFHVYRDGERITRKPVSRSTNLTDAHGTADAVYRVSEVRGAGGKARERWATQEFTPWDGQTRDIPLDKPSGGVTPDGEEYTYSANDASVGDVDGDGQYEIVVKWNPSNARDNSHSGHTGNVYLDAYEFDGTRLWRVDLGRNIRAGAHYTQFQVFDYDGDGRAELITKTADGTTDAAGTVIGDARADHRNSEGRVLAGPEFLTVFDGATGVALDTIDYVPPRGDVADWGDGYGNRVDRFLAATAYLDGEHPSAVFSRGYYTRTVIAAFDWDGERLRERWVLDSDESGRRWAGQGNHDMHVADVDGDQLDEIVFGSMTVDDDGTGLYTTRLGHGDAMHVSDLDPARDGLEVFAAHEDMGAAGNRGATFRDAATGEVLWSIPADRDTGRAAAGDIDPRYDGAEAWAIGGDFAWNSRVGELRSVSGELITTAIPAANFLTWWDGDLLREIGDHDYAQDAGAGVPTVSKWDWENDQEVEIYRATGTLSNNSTKGNVSLQADLFGDWREEIVTRTEDSTALRIATTVDPTRHRLRTLMSDPMYRTAVAWQNTAYNQPPHVSYHLGEGMATPPAPRLDYTSGPVRGDRVR, from the coding sequence GTGTCCCGAGCTCTGTCCCGCAGATCGCCGGTCCTGCGCGGCGCGGCCCTTGCCGCCGCGCTGGCCCTTCCCGTAGCCACCCTCACCGCGGCCCCCGCGGCTGCCGCGCCGGCCGCGCCCGACTCCGTCCGCGTCGCGCACGCGGACGAGGACTCCCTGACCATCCGCTGGAACGAGGTGGAGGGCGCCACCGGCTACGTGCTGAGCCGTGCCGACAGCCTCGACGGCCCGTGGACCGAGGTGGCGCGCACCGACGAGCGCACGGTGTTCGCCACGGACGCCGGGATCGACACCGGCGCGGTCCACTACTACCGCGCCACCGCGCTCGGCGCGGACGGGGAGAGCGCGCCCAGCGCCGCCGGCGTCGGCTCGCTGGTCGGACTGCCCGACGTCGAACTGCCCGACGGCGGGCTCGTCCTCGACCTCGGGCCCGGCGCCGTCGCCGACGGCGCGACCGGCCTGGACGCCGCCACCGCCTACACCGCCCGGAACCGCCTCGGCTGGGTCGACCCGTCCGCCGTCACCGGCTCCGACCGCGGCACGGACGACCCCTTGCGCGCCGACTTCGTCACCGTCGGCGACACCGAGCTCGTGGCCGACCTGCCCGACGGCGACTACACGGTCGACGTCGTCGCGGGCGACCCCGAGGGCGCCACCGACATCGCGATCACCGCGGAGCAGATGGAGAAGGTCGAGTCGTCCCAGGCGGGCGCCGGCGAGTTCGTCACCGCGACGTTCCGGATCGCCCTCGTGGACGGGCAGCTCAACCTGGAGTTCGCGGGCGACGCCCCGAACCTCGCGGGCCTGACGATCACCCGGGACGCCGAGCGCGAGCCGGGCGCCCTGCCCACCGTGTGGGTCACGGGCGACTCGACCGTCCAGACCTACGACCCGTACTGGGCGCCGCAGGCCGGCTGGGGCCAGATGATCGAGCGGTTCCTCTCGGACGACGTCGTCGTCACGAACAAGGCGATCGGCGGGCGGTCCTCGAAGAACTTCATCAGCCAGGGCCGCCTCGACGAGGTCCTCACGCGGATCCGCCCGGGCGACACGCTGTTCGTCCAGTTCGGGCACAACGACAACAGCTACGGCGTCGACGACCGCTACGCGGCTCCCGCCGACTACCGCAACTACCTGCGCACCTACGTGGACGGCGCGCGGCAGCGCGGCGCCACGCCGGTTCTGGTCACGCCGGTCTCCCGCCGCTCGTTCGACCCCGGCACCGGCGAGTTCAACGTGTCGTTCCCGGAGTACGTCCGCGAGGCGAGCGAGCTCGCCACCGAGCTGGACGTGCCCCTGGTCGACCTGTCCGCCGGCAGCCGCGCCTACCTGAACGAGATCGGCCCGGAAGCGGCGAAGTCGGTGTTCCTGCACGTCCCGGCCGGGGTCTACCCGAACCGGCCCGACGGCACGACCGACGACACGCACTTCCAGGAGTACGGCGCGATCCAGATGGCGAGGATCGTGGCGCGGGACACCGCCGGGCTCGGCATCCCGCTGTCCGGCGAGGTGGTCGACGTCGAGCCGCCCGCCGCGGTTCCGCCCGCCCCGACCGGGCTGGACGCCGGCTCCGTCTCGAACTCCAGTGTTCGGCTGACCTGGAACGACACCGAGAACACGGACATCTACCGGGTGTTCCGGCGCGAGAGCGGAGCCGGTGCGTGGACGCTTGCCACGACGTCGACGATCCCGGTCGCGGACATCACCGGTCTGACCGAGGGCACCAGCTACGACCTGCGCGTCGTGGCGGCGAACGGCCGGGGCGACTCGGCGCCGTCGGACGGCATCACCGTCAGCACGAAGGCGGCGCTGTACAAGTTCGACCTCCAGCTCGCCGGGAACGAGACGCTCGACGGCTGGACCGCCGTCGACCCGACCACGCTCTACGGCCAGGGTCAGGAATACGGCTTCACCGGCGACGCCGGTCCGGGCGGCCGTGACCGCGGCATCGACTGGGACTACGCCCCCGACGCCATGGAGCGCGACTTCCTCCTGCCGTCCGCGGACACGCCGTTCGCCGTCGACCTGGCGCCCGGCAGCTACGCCGTGACCGCGTACTGGGGCGACATGCTCGGCACCGCCCGGCTCGGCCTGACCGTCGAGGGGCGGGAGCTCGGCTCCTCGAACGCGGGTCGCGGGTCCGTGGCGAGCAAGGTGGTCCAGCCGGTCGAGGTCACGGACGGCACGCTCGACATCATCGCCGTCGGCTGGCTGAACGGCCTGACGATCACGCCCCTGGAGACGGCCGTGTCGAACCTGGCGGCCGGTGCCGTGACGTTCGACGGCGCGACGGCGTCCGTCCCCCTGACCTGGGACGAGACCGACGACGCCGCGGGCTACCGGGTGTACCGGAAGGCCGAGGGGGCGGCGGAGCGCGAGACCGTCGCGGACGTCACCGCGGGGTCGTACACCGACACGACGGCGAACCCCGGGCTCACCTACCGGTACACGGTGGTGACCCTGGACGGCTCCGGGGCGGAAGGCATCGAGAGCGCACCGCTCGAGGTCTCCACGGTCGACCGGGACGTGGCGGTCCCGGCGGCGCCGTCGGCCCTCGCGGTCGGCGAGGTGGACAAGAACCTGGTGTCCCTGAGCTGGGACGCCGCGGACGAGGCGCTCTACTACCGCGTCCTGCGTGCCGGGTCCGCCGACGAGGAGCCCGTGGTGATCGGCACGACCGCCGAGACCACGTTCGCGGACACGGGCGTCCTCACGACGGTTCCCTACCACTACACGGTCGTCGCGATGAACGCCGGCGGCGCGTCGGCGTCGTCGGACCCGGTGGTCTCGCCGGCCGACACCCTGCTGGCGCGCCAGGCCGAGCGGATCGACCGGTCACCCGTCGCGGTCGCGCTGCCCGACGGCGGCGTCTACGTGGGCTGGCGCCTGCTCGGGAACGATCCCGAGGCGATCCGGTTCCACGTCTACCGCGACGGCGAGCGGATCACGCGGAAGCCGGTCAGCCGCTCGACGAACCTGACGGACGCGCACGGCACCGCCGACGCGGTGTACCGCGTCAGCGAGGTGCGGGGCGCGGGAGGGAAGGCGCGGGAGCGCTGGGCCACCCAGGAGTTCACCCCGTGGGACGGGCAGACGCGGGACATCCCGCTCGACAAGCCGTCCGGCGGGGTCACGCCCGACGGCGAGGAGTACACCTACAGCGCGAACGACGCGTCGGTCGGTGACGTCGACGGCGACGGGCAGTACGAGATCGTCGTGAAGTGGAACCCGTCCAACGCTCGCGACAACTCGCACTCCGGCCACACCGGGAACGTCTACCTCGACGCGTACGAGTTCGACGGCACGCGGCTGTGGCGGGTCGACCTGGGCCGGAACATCCGCGCCGGGGCGCACTACACGCAGTTCCAGGTGTTCGACTACGACGGCGACGGCCGGGCGGAGCTGATCACCAAGACGGCCGACGGCACCACCGACGCGGCCGGCACCGTCATCGGCGACGCCCGTGCCGACCACCGCAACTCGGAGGGCCGCGTGCTGGCGGGTCCGGAGTTCCTGACGGTGTTCGACGGCGCCACCGGCGTCGCCCTCGACACGATCGACTACGTCCCGCCGCGCGGCGACGTCGCGGACTGGGGCGACGGGTACGGCAACCGCGTGGACCGGTTCCTCGCGGCCACCGCGTACCTCGACGGCGAGCACCCGTCCGCGGTGTTCTCCCGCGGGTACTACACCCGGACCGTCATCGCCGCGTTCGACTGGGACGGCGAACGGCTGCGCGAGCGCTGGGTCCTCGACTCGGACGAGAGCGGCCGCCGGTGGGCCGGTCAGGGCAACCACGACATGCACGTGGCCGACGTCGACGGCGACCAGCTCGACGAGATCGTCTTCGGGTCGATGACGGTGGACGACGACGGCACCGGGCTGTACACGACCCGGCTGGGCCACGGCGACGCGATGCACGTGAGCGACCTCGACCCGGCGCGTGACGGTCTGGAGGTGTTCGCCGCGCACGAGGACATGGGGGCGGCGGGCAACCGCGGCGCGACCTTCCGGGACGCCGCCACGGGCGAGGTCCTCTGGTCGATCCCGGCAGACCGTGACACCGGCCGTGCCGCGGCCGGCGACATCGACCCGCGGTACGACGGCGCCGAGGCGTGGGCGATCGGTGGGGACTTCGCGTGGAACTCGCGGGTCGGCGAGCTGCGCTCGGTGTCGGGGGAGCTGATCACCACCGCGATCCCGGCCGCCAACTTCCTCACCTGGTGGGACGGCGACCTGCTGCGGGAGATCGGCGACCACGACTACGCGCAGGACGCGGGGGCCGGCGTGCCGACCGTCTCGAAGTGGGACTGGGAGAACGACCAGGAGGTCGAGATCTACCGCGCCACCGGGACGCTGTCGAACAACTCCACGAAGGGCAACGTGTCGCTCCAGGCCGACCTGTTCGGCGACTGGCGGGAGGAGATCGTCACCCGGACGGAGGACTCGACCGCGCTGCGGATCGCCACCACGGTGGACCCGACCAGGCACCGGCTGCGCACGCTCATGTCGGACCCGATGTACCGCACGGCGGTGGCCTGGCAGAACACGGCGTACAACCAGCCGCCGCACGTCAGCTACCACCTGGGCGAGGGCATGGCGACCCCTCCGGCTCCCCGCCTGGACTACACGAGCGGGCCCGTCCGGGGAGACCGGGTGCGCTGA
- a CDS encoding electron transfer flavoprotein subunit beta/FixA family protein: MRIVVPVKYVPDINTDRGFEDCRVRRTPAEGTLNELDEHAIEAALQIVEAAGEGEVVAVTVAPPDGDSALRKAFQLGVERGVRVSDDVLAGADYFGTAAALAATVRKLESEGPVDLVITGMAALDGLGSVVPTLLAAELGRPALTLAKKVGVSDGVLSVTREHDDVTEELSAPLPAVLSVTDTANQPRLPNFKRIMAARSKQAEAWTASDIGLDAPAARTRVLGAAPRPARPEPVLVTDKGEGGKALAAYLIKNDLV; encoded by the coding sequence ATGCGCATCGTCGTCCCGGTCAAGTACGTCCCCGACATCAACACGGACCGGGGCTTCGAGGATTGTCGCGTCCGCCGCACGCCCGCCGAGGGCACCCTCAACGAGCTCGACGAGCACGCGATCGAGGCCGCCCTGCAGATCGTCGAGGCGGCCGGTGAGGGCGAGGTCGTCGCCGTGACGGTCGCACCGCCGGACGGCGACTCCGCGCTGCGCAAGGCGTTCCAGCTCGGCGTCGAGCGCGGTGTCCGCGTGTCGGACGACGTCCTCGCGGGCGCCGACTACTTCGGGACCGCCGCGGCCCTGGCCGCCACCGTCCGCAAGCTGGAGTCCGAGGGCCCGGTCGACCTGGTGATCACCGGGATGGCCGCGCTCGACGGCCTCGGTTCCGTGGTCCCGACCCTGCTCGCGGCCGAGCTCGGACGCCCGGCGCTCACGCTGGCCAAGAAGGTCGGCGTGTCCGACGGCGTGCTGTCGGTGACCCGCGAGCACGACGACGTCACGGAGGAGCTCTCCGCGCCGCTGCCCGCCGTGCTGTCGGTGACGGACACCGCGAACCAGCCGCGGCTGCCCAACTTCAAGCGGATCATGGCCGCCCGCAGCAAGCAGGCCGAGGCGTGGACGGCGTCGGACATCGGGCTGGACGCGCCCGCCGCCCGCACGCGGGTGCTCGGCGCCGCCCCGCGCCCCGCCCGGCCCGAGCCGGTGCTCGTGACCGACAAGGGCGAGGGCGGCAAGGCCCTGGCCGCGTACCTGATCAAGAACGACCTGGTCTGA
- the glgX gene encoding glycogen debranching protein GlgX: MSSKPQGGDQNATGQDRGSAKEAVEATPQRVPGEPAPRPVVRPLKRPARHGSHVPPLGVHPTSDGGIDVAVLASHATAVDLCLIDVDASGEFHERRVELEGPVYGVWHAHVPDIAAGQRYGFRAYGRWDPKAGLRHNPAKLLVDPYARGLVGDVTYAPEVLGSPPDPDDDVLRADPYGPPDGRDSIAHVPHGVVVGPLSPAPPQSRPRVPWADTVIYEAHVRGLTLLNEQIPEELRGTYAGLAHPATIEHLTSLGVTTLELLPIHASTAEARLATQGRTNYWGYNTLGFFAPNSAYATRSARERGAEAVLDEVRGMVHLLHAAGIEVVLDVVYNHTCEGGDDALHISWRGLDNPVYYLHDGASPAALADVTGTGNSLDFRRPRVIQMALDSLRYWATTIGVDGFRFDLAVTLARGSFGFDPDHPFLVALQTDPVLSRLKLVAEPWDIGPGGWQTGQFPPPLAEWNDRFRDAVRGFWLDAPKHGSHGEPMQGLRDLATRLAGSADLFGPGDPPLVRGPVASVNYVTAHDGFTLADLVAYEHKRNTANGEDNRDGTDNNLSWNHGLEGHTPAGDDATTEPWEAIVPLRQRSQRNLLAMLLLGAGTPMITAGDESGRSQGGNNNAYVQDNEISWMPWKLDTAGEELLATTRFLTKLRREHPALRADSFFLGAPRPHESEPDLLWFSEDGAPMDVAAWDTPGRRVLQMLRPGPGDEDAHVLLVINGGLSDVVVTLPALPGPAADGADRAPAERWDRVWDSAWDLPEPPDDEERRCDATTTLDALSVQVFLAAPGR, from the coding sequence ATGTCGTCGAAACCGCAGGGCGGGGACCAGAACGCCACCGGACAGGACCGGGGAAGCGCGAAGGAGGCCGTCGAGGCGACCCCGCAGCGCGTCCCCGGGGAGCCCGCGCCGCGACCCGTGGTCCGCCCGCTGAAGCGGCCCGCCCGGCACGGCAGCCATGTGCCGCCGCTCGGCGTGCACCCCACCTCGGACGGCGGGATCGACGTCGCCGTCCTCGCGTCCCACGCCACGGCCGTCGATCTCTGCCTCATCGACGTCGACGCCTCCGGCGAGTTCCACGAACGCCGCGTCGAGCTCGAAGGACCGGTCTACGGCGTCTGGCACGCCCATGTCCCCGACATCGCGGCCGGGCAACGCTACGGCTTCCGTGCGTACGGCCGGTGGGACCCGAAGGCCGGACTGCGCCACAATCCCGCCAAGCTGCTCGTGGACCCCTACGCCCGGGGCCTGGTCGGTGACGTCACCTACGCGCCCGAGGTGCTCGGATCGCCGCCGGACCCGGACGACGACGTGCTGCGCGCCGACCCCTACGGGCCCCCGGACGGCCGCGACTCGATCGCGCACGTCCCCCACGGCGTCGTCGTCGGCCCGCTCTCACCGGCCCCGCCGCAGAGCCGGCCGCGCGTGCCCTGGGCGGATACCGTCATCTACGAGGCGCACGTGCGCGGCCTGACCCTCCTCAACGAGCAGATCCCCGAGGAACTGCGCGGCACCTACGCCGGGCTCGCCCACCCCGCCACGATCGAGCACCTCACGTCCCTCGGCGTCACCACCCTCGAACTCCTCCCGATCCACGCCAGTACCGCGGAGGCCCGGCTCGCCACCCAGGGCCGGACGAACTACTGGGGCTACAACACGCTCGGCTTCTTCGCACCCAACAGCGCCTACGCGACACGGTCCGCCCGGGAACGCGGCGCCGAGGCCGTGCTCGACGAGGTACGCGGCATGGTCCACCTCCTGCACGCGGCCGGCATCGAGGTAGTCCTCGACGTCGTCTACAACCACACCTGCGAAGGCGGGGACGACGCCCTCCACATCTCCTGGCGAGGCCTCGACAACCCCGTCTACTACCTGCACGACGGAGCCTCCCCGGCGGCGCTCGCGGACGTCACCGGCACCGGGAACTCGCTGGACTTCCGGCGCCCCCGCGTCATCCAGATGGCCCTGGACTCCCTGCGCTACTGGGCGACCACCATCGGCGTGGACGGATTCCGGTTCGACCTCGCCGTGACGCTCGCCCGCGGATCGTTCGGGTTCGACCCGGACCACCCGTTCCTGGTCGCGCTGCAGACCGACCCCGTGCTGTCCAGGCTGAAGCTCGTGGCGGAACCGTGGGACATCGGGCCCGGCGGCTGGCAGACCGGACAGTTCCCGCCACCACTGGCCGAGTGGAACGACCGGTTCCGCGACGCCGTGCGCGGGTTCTGGCTGGATGCCCCCAAGCACGGCTCCCACGGTGAGCCGATGCAGGGGCTGCGGGACCTCGCGACGCGGCTGGCAGGTTCGGCCGACCTGTTCGGGCCCGGCGACCCGCCGCTCGTGCGCGGTCCGGTGGCCTCCGTCAACTACGTGACCGCCCACGACGGCTTCACCCTCGCCGACCTGGTCGCCTACGAGCACAAGCGCAACACCGCCAACGGCGAGGACAACCGCGACGGCACCGACAACAACCTGTCCTGGAACCACGGGCTGGAGGGGCACACGCCGGCGGGCGACGACGCGACCACCGAGCCCTGGGAGGCGATCGTGCCCCTGAGGCAACGATCGCAGCGGAACCTGCTCGCGATGCTGCTGCTCGGTGCGGGCACCCCGATGATCACTGCCGGCGACGAGTCGGGGCGCTCGCAAGGAGGCAACAACAACGCGTACGTGCAGGACAACGAGATCTCCTGGATGCCGTGGAAGCTCGACACCGCGGGGGAGGAACTGCTGGCCACCACCCGCTTCCTGACGAAGCTGCGGCGCGAGCACCCCGCCCTGCGGGCCGACTCGTTCTTCCTCGGCGCCCCCCGGCCGCACGAGTCCGAACCCGACCTGCTCTGGTTCTCCGAGGACGGCGCGCCCATGGACGTCGCGGCGTGGGACACGCCGGGCCGGCGGGTGCTGCAGATGCTGCGTCCGGGCCCGGGCGACGAGGACGCGCACGTCCTGCTCGTGATCAACGGCGGGCTGTCCGACGTCGTCGTGACGCTCCCCGCGCTCCCCGGACCGGCGGCCGACGGCGCGGACCGGGCTCCCGCGGAACGCTGGGACCGGGTCTGGGACTCGGCCTGGGACCTGCCGGAACCCCCGGACGACGAGGAGCGCCGGTGCGACGCGACCACGACGCTGGACGCGCTGAGCGTGCAGGTGTTCCTCGCGGCGCCCGGCCGGTAG
- a CDS encoding electron transfer flavoprotein subunit alpha/FixB family protein codes for MTNRTVLVLLDPATEIRTSTLELFTIARGLGTVEAVALEGAGVEVLAQLEAYGVESVHQAEFSDAAGHVVTGDERHLPAVVAAALAAAVRRADADVVLLPSSFAAKEAAALTARALGAGLIIDAAGVSEGDDGRIVGSKRVFAGSWDTSCEVTTDVAVLTVRANAVVPAPAAVPVHTQTEPLPVEVPALGVTLTSREVKSRSGDRPPLEEAAIVVAGGRGTDGDFAPVVELADALGAAVGASRDAVFEGWWDTYVGQTGVTVAPRVYIGAGISGAPHHRGGMQASQHVVAVNSDPEAPIFEICDFAVVGELADVLPQAAEEIRRHKG; via the coding sequence ATGACGAACCGCACGGTCCTGGTCCTGCTCGACCCGGCCACCGAGATCCGTACCAGCACCCTGGAACTCTTCACGATCGCCCGCGGCCTCGGCACCGTCGAGGCGGTCGCCCTGGAGGGAGCCGGCGTCGAGGTGCTCGCGCAGCTCGAGGCGTACGGCGTCGAGTCCGTGCACCAGGCCGAGTTCTCCGACGCCGCCGGCCACGTGGTGACCGGCGACGAGCGGCATCTGCCCGCCGTCGTGGCGGCGGCCCTGGCCGCTGCGGTACGCCGGGCCGACGCCGACGTGGTGCTGCTGCCCAGCAGCTTCGCCGCGAAGGAGGCGGCGGCGCTGACCGCCCGCGCGCTGGGCGCCGGCCTGATCATCGACGCCGCCGGGGTGTCCGAGGGCGACGACGGCCGCATCGTGGGCTCGAAGCGCGTCTTCGCCGGGTCGTGGGACACCTCGTGCGAGGTAACCACCGACGTCGCGGTGCTGACCGTCCGTGCCAACGCGGTGGTTCCCGCCCCCGCCGCCGTTCCCGTCCACACCCAGACGGAGCCGCTGCCCGTCGAGGTGCCGGCACTCGGCGTGACGCTCACGTCGCGTGAGGTGAAATCCCGTTCGGGCGACCGGCCCCCGCTGGAGGAGGCGGCGATCGTCGTCGCGGGCGGGCGCGGGACGGACGGCGACTTCGCGCCGGTCGTCGAGCTGGCCGACGCGCTCGGCGCGGCCGTCGGCGCGTCGCGTGACGCCGTGTTCGAGGGCTGGTGGGACACCTACGTGGGGCAGACGGGCGTGACCGTCGCGCCGCGCGTGTACATCGGCGCGGGCATCTCCGGCGCGCCGCACCACCGGGGCGGGATGCAGGCGTCCCAGCACGTCGTCGCCGTGAACAGCGACCCGGAGGCGCCGATCTTCGAGATCTGCGACTTCGCGGTCGTCGGCGAGCTGGCCGACGTGCTTCCCCAGGCCGCGGAGGAGATCCGCAGGCACAAAGGCTGA
- a CDS encoding HesA/MoeB/ThiF family protein, whose translation MKPLPPLVPVRESLPSGERRRAARHLLLDGFGPDAQARLAGARVVVIGAGGLGSPVLQYLAAAGVGTLGIVDDDVVAPSNLQRQVLHGPGDADRPKTTSAADSLRVLRGPGLKVTEHRLRLDATNARELLGGYDLVVDGSDTFATRYAVSDAAAALGMPVVWGTVLGWDGQVAVWWSAAPGGRGITYPDVFGPQPPEGESCETVGVLGPACGAVGSAMAVEAVKLLTGTGDVALGRILVYDARTSGWDTIPLAAPEPYGGRRAAPPTAVVPDGYGADDDGADDDGADDDGADDDGADAGVAAYLPDGVLVVDVGRLPARLPAGTAAVRADLESLAGGDLPAALADHPADAPIVVVCERGLRSRGAAALLADLGWRDVTPAGHLLFT comes from the coding sequence ATGAAGCCCCTGCCACCGCTCGTGCCCGTCCGGGAGTCACTGCCGTCCGGTGAGCGGCGCCGTGCCGCCCGGCACCTGCTGCTGGACGGCTTCGGGCCGGACGCGCAGGCGCGGCTGGCCGGTGCGCGCGTCGTCGTGATCGGCGCCGGCGGGCTCGGGTCGCCCGTGCTCCAGTACCTGGCCGCCGCCGGTGTCGGCACGCTGGGGATCGTGGACGACGACGTCGTGGCGCCGTCGAACCTGCAGCGCCAGGTGCTGCACGGGCCCGGCGACGCGGACCGGCCCAAGACGACGTCCGCCGCCGACAGCCTGCGCGTGTTGCGCGGCCCCGGTCTGAAGGTCACCGAGCACCGGCTCCGCCTCGACGCCACGAACGCGCGCGAGCTCCTGGGCGGGTACGACCTGGTCGTGGACGGTTCCGACACGTTCGCCACCCGGTACGCCGTGTCCGACGCCGCCGCCGCGCTCGGCATGCCCGTCGTGTGGGGGACGGTGCTGGGCTGGGACGGCCAGGTCGCGGTGTGGTGGTCCGCCGCGCCGGGCGGCCGCGGCATCACGTACCCCGACGTGTTCGGGCCGCAGCCGCCCGAGGGCGAGTCGTGCGAGACGGTCGGGGTGCTCGGCCCGGCGTGCGGCGCGGTGGGCTCGGCCATGGCGGTCGAGGCCGTCAAACTTCTCACCGGCACGGGCGACGTCGCCCTCGGCCGGATCCTCGTGTACGACGCCCGGACCTCGGGCTGGGACACGATCCCGCTCGCCGCGCCCGAGCCCTACGGCGGACGCCGGGCCGCGCCACCGACCGCCGTCGTCCCCGACGGCTACGGTGCGGACGACGACGGTGCGGACGACGACGGTGCGGACGACGACGGTGCGGACGACGACGGTGCCGACGCCGGCGTCGCCGCGTACCTGCCCGACGGCGTGCTCGTGGTCGACGTCGGGCGGCTGCCCGCCCGCCTTCCCGCCGGGACCGCCGCCGTCCGGGCCGACCTGGAGTCCCTCGCCGGCGGTGACCTGCCCGCCGCCCTGGCGGACCACCCGGCCGACGCGCCGATCGTCGTCGTGTGCGAGCGGGGCCTGCGATCCCGGGGCGCGGCCGCACTGCTGGCCGACCTGGGCTGGCGCGACGTCACGCCGGCGGGTCACCTCCTGTTCACCTGA